The bacterium DNA window GCTGCCGGCGCAGGTGACGCAGCAACTGCTCGGCCTGCTTTCTGCGGAGGAGCTGAGCAAGACGCGCCAACTGCTCGGCTATCCCGAACAAAGCGTCGGCCGGCTGATGACGCCGGAATACGTCGCGATCCGGCCGGAGTGGACGATCGGCCGGGCGGTGGAACACATTCGCCACTACGGCAAGGATGCCGAAACCATCAACATGATCTACGTCGTTGACCATCACGGCAAGCTCATCGACGATTTGCGCCTGCGGAAACTGATTCTTGCCGATCCGTCGGAAGCAGTGGCCACCGTCATGGATTATCGCTACGTGGCGCTCTCGGCTTATGCCGACCGGGAGGCGGCGGCGAAGCTCATGCAAAAATACGATCGCGTCGCTCTGCCGGTGACGGATTCCGACGGCGTGCTCATCGGCATCGTCACGGTCGATGACATCATCGACGTGGTCGAGAAGGAAGCAACGGAAGATATACACAAAATGGCGGCGGTCGAAGCGCTCGATGAGCCTTATTTGCGCATCGGCTTCTTGCGCATGATAAAAAAACGCGCCGGATGGCTCACGGCCTTGTTTCTTGGCGAAATGCTGACGGCAACGGCCATGGGCTATTTCGAACACGAAATCGCTCGTGCCGTGGTGTTGGCGTTGTTCATTCCGCTCATCATCAGCAGCGGCGGCAATTCCGGCTCGCAAGCGGCCTCGCTCATCATCCGCGCCATGGCGCTGGAGGAAGTTCGACTGCGCCAGTGGTGGCGCGTGATGCGCCGTGAATTCTTCACCGGCCTTGCACTCGGTGCGATACTCGGCACGATAGCCTTCGTGCGCATCGTTTCCTGGCCGCGCCATGCCACCCTTTACGGGCCGCACTATTTGCTCGTGGCGGCAACCGTTGCCCTGAGCCTGGTCGGCGTTGTCACCTGGGGCTCGCTCACCGGCTCGATGCTGCCATTTGTCATGCGACGATTGGGCTTTGACCCGGCCGCGTCTTCCGCGCCGTTCGTCGCCACCCTGGTCGATGTCACCGGATTGGTGATATACTTTTCCCTCGCACTGGTTGTCTTGCACGGCACTTTGCTTTAGGCAAAGGCCATGCGGGCACAAAAAAGTCAATTGAGCAATGATGAATCTCCTTGAACTGACCTCTGCCGTTTGCGCCGGCTCCCTGTTGGCGGGATTCCTGGGGGCGCTCACCGGATTGGGCGGGGGTGTCGTGCTCATTCCCATGCTGACGCTGGGATTCGGCGTTGACATTCGCTACGCCATCGGCGCCTCGCTGATTTCCGTGATCGCCACCTCGTCGGGTGCCGCGGCGGCGTATGTGAAAGACGGCTTGTCGAATATTCGCGTCGGCATGTTCCTGGAGATCGCCACCACTTTCGGCGCGCTGCTGGGCGCTCACCTGGCCGCGGTATTGTCGGCGAACCTCATTGCCGTGATCTTTGGCGTCGTCTTGATATTTTCTGCTTACCTATCGCAACGCCCGCGCCGTCATGACCAAAGCCAAACACCGCCGGATCGCATCGCCACGTGGCTGAAGTTGAATGGCAGTTATCCCGGTCCGGAGCAATCGGTACGGTACAATGTCTATCATGTGCCGCAGGGATTCAGCCTGATGTTCATCGCCGGCACGCTCTCCGGTTTGCTCGGCATCGGCTCCGGCGCGGTGAAAGTGCTGGCAATGGACCAGGCGATGCGCCTACCGTTCAAAGTCTCCACCACGACGAGCAACTTCATGATCGGCGTCACGGCCGCGGCGAGTGCCGGTGTCTATCTCCAGCGCGGCTACCTCGAGCCGGGCCTGGCGATGCCGGTGATGCTCGGCGTCCTGGCCGGTTCGCTGCTGGGCGCGCGCGTGCTGGTTTATGCCCAAACCCGGTGGCTGCGCTTGCTGTTCAGCGCCATTGTTCTGGCGCTGGCGGTGCAAATGATCATCAAGGGAATTGGAGGACGCTTCTAAATGGAACAACTGAGGCAATCAGCCGGCGAGCACCGCATGGAGCAAATCATCGGCAATCTGCTGCGCACCGGCGTACTGCTGGCCGCTTTGGTGGCGCTGGCCGGCGCAGCCCTCTTTCTGTATCGCCATGGCACAGAGGTGCCGGACTACCATTTCTTTCAAGGCGAGCCCAAAGACTTGCGGACCGCCGACGGCATTCTGCACAACGCCATGCAGATCAGAGGCCGGGGGATCATTCTGGCGGGCATGTTGCTCCTGATTGCCACGCCCGTGTTTCGTGTGGTCTTTGCCCTGCTGGCCTTCTTGTGGCTCCACGACCGTTTGTACTCTTTGATCAGCCTCATCGTCCTGGCGGCGCTCCTCTTCAGCCTGTTCGGCATGTCGCTGTGAGCCGCCGGCGGGCAGCCGGAGGAGGTGCGGCGCAGCGTGGTGGTCCGCGGATCAGTATCAGGCCCGAAAGCGGAGCGGGCCGGACAAAGCAGTTTCACTATATCAGAAAGGGCTCAAACCTGGGAAAGGAGCCCACGCCATGCGATCATTTTGCTTTCATTCTTTCTTGACCGCGCTTTTGGTGTTAAGCACAACGTTGGTGCGCCGCGCGGAAGCCCAATACTTCGGCCAAAACCGCGTGCAGTATGAAAACTTCAAATTCGAAATTCTCCAGACCGACCATTTCGATGTTTATTTCTATCCCGAAGAAAGGGAAGCTGCGCAGCAGGCGGCGCGCATGGCCGAACGCTGGTACGCGCGGCACAAATTCATTTTGCAGCACGAGCTGAGCGGCCGCCAGCCCATTTTGCTTTACGCCAGCTCTCCCCAATTTCAGCAAACCAACGCCGTTAGCGGCGAAATCGGCGAGGGCACCGGCGGCGTCACCGAAGCGTTGCAGCGCCGCGTCGTGCTGCCGTTTGCCGGGCCGATTGCCGAGACCGATCACGTCATCGGCCATGAGCTGGTGCATGCGTTTCAATACGACATCACCGGCGTGAATACCGGCGGCAGGTTTCGCTCCGACGTTGGCCTGCAATTGCCGTTGTGGTTTATCGAAGGCATGGCGGAATTTCTGTCGCTCGGCCCTAATGACCCCAACACCGCGATGTGGATGCGCGATGCCGTCAAATCCGAAAAGCGGCTGCCATCATACCGGCAGCTCGACGATTCGCGCTTTTTTCCGTATCGCTACGGTCAGGCGCTGCTGGCTTATATCGCCGGGCGCTGGGGTGATGACAAAATCGACAACTTGCTGAAAGAGTCCGGCAAATCGGGAAACCTCGAGCGCGCCATTCGCCAGGTGCTGCATGTCGGGCCGGATACGTTGGCGAATGATTGGCACAAAGCGCTGCATGCGGCCTACGACCCGCTGCTGAAAACCACGGAAGCGCCGGAGAAATACGGTAAGCAGATCATCAGCAAGAAACGGGGCGGCAGCGAGCTTAACGTCGGCCCGGTGTTAAGTCCCGACGGCAAAAATGTGATCTTCTTTTCGGAAAAAGGCTTGTTCGCCATCGACCTGTTTCTCGCCGATGCGGAAACCGGCAAGATCAAGCGCAATATTCTGCGCGCCGAACGGAATCCGCATTTGGAGAGTCTGGAATTCATCAGCTCGGCCGGCGCTTGGGACGCAAACGGCGACCGCATTGCTTTTGCGCTCGTCACCAAAGGCCGGCCCGGCCTCGGCGTGCTCGACGTGAAAAAGGACAAAATCAGCCGCGAAATCCGCCTGCCGCAGCTCGGCGAAGTTTTCAATCCGACCTGGTCGCCGGAGGGGCGGCGCATTGCCTTTTCGGCTTTGGCCAACGGCATGAGCGATATTTTCATCTATGATCTGCAAGCCGACAGCTTGCAGCGCGTGACGAATGATCTTTATTCGGATTTGCATCCGGCGTGGTCACCGGACGGCAAGCAGATCGTCTTTGCCACCGATCGTTTCACTGCCGATCTCAACCTTTTGCGAGCAGGCAATTATCGCCTGGCGCTGTATGACGTGGCGACCGGCAACATTTCCCAAGTGCCCGGGTTCTCAGAAGGCAAGCACCTCAACCCGCAATGGTCGCCGGACGGCAAAAGTATCTACTTCATTTCGGACCAAAACGGCGTTTCGAATATCTATCGCGTCGAGCTGGCGAGCGGCAGTCTTTTTCGAGTGACCAATCTTTACACCGGCGTGAGCGGCATTACGCCCTCGAGTCCGGCACTTTCAGTGGCGCAGAAGACCAATCGACTTGCTTTCAGCGTGTTCGAGGACGGCAAATACAACATCTATACCGTGGACGCGCCGGAAGTGCTGGCCGGCAAGCCGGCAGCGCAATCTGCCGATGACGCCAACCCCGCGGAGTTGCCGCCCATGGCGCGCGTTGCCACCAAACTCGATTCGGTTCTGCACAATGCGACGATGGGATTATCCGATACGAGCACGGAGCGCGTGGTCAATTACAGTTCCAAGTTGCGGCTGGCCTATATTGGCCAGCCCACTTTGGCTGCCGGCTACGACAGTTACGGCGCGTTTTTGGGCGGCGGCATTTCATTTTTGTGGAGCGACATGCTCGGCAATCACACGCTCGGTTTGGTCACGCAGGCGCAGATCGATGGCGCGTTCAGAGATTTTGCCGGTCAGCTCGGATACACCAACACGACCCACCGGTTGAATTGGGGCGTGGTGCTGCAGCAGATTCCGTACATCATCAGCCAGAGCGGCGAGTTCTACGCGCCGGGCAACAATGGCGACGTGCTCGACGTGCAGGAAGAACTGCGCTCTCGCCAGCTCAATCAGGAAATCGCTGGTTTACTGGCCTATCCGCTCAGCCGGACGCAGCGGGTGGAATTTTCCGTGGGCATGCAGCGTATCAGTTTCTCCGAGCAGTTGCGCACGCGGGCATTTTCGTATGATGCCGGCCAAAAGGTCATCGACGACACGCACAAGCTGCCCGCGCCCAGTGCGCTTTATCTTGCCAACACCGACCTGGCACTGGTGTATGACTCCTCGGTGTTCGGCGCCACCAGTCCGCTGCTCGGGCAAAGTTATCGCCTCGATTTCTCTCCGACCATCGGCACGATCGCGATGAACACGCTGCTCGCGGATTATCGCCGCTATTTCATGCTGATCAAACCGATCACAGTCGCCGGCAGATTGCTGCATTTTGGCCGCTACGGCAAAGATGCGGAAGACGGCCGGCTCACGCCGCTGTTCCTCGGCTATCCCGGCTTGGTGCGCGGCTACGGCAGCAACTCTTTCAACACGAATGAATTTGTTGCCACCTCGGATACGACTTTTGACAGCCCGGTGTTTGATCGGCTCATCGGCTCGCGCCTGGCCATTGCCAATTTCGAAGTGCGCTTCCCCTTGCTCGGCTTGCTCCACTTGGGCCCGGGATTCTACGGCGTTTTTCCCATTGAAACCGGCGTGTTTTATGACGCGGGCTGGGCGTGGACGAGAAAGGACAAAGCCAGCTTCTTGGGCGGCGGTCGCGATGCGGTGCGGAGCTATGGCGCCACGGCCCGTCTCAATTTGTTGGGCTACGCCGTGGTGGAAGCTGATTACGTCAATCCGGTGGATCGACCGCAAAAAGGATGGTTTTGGCAGTTCAATTTTACCGCGGGGTTTTGATACACGCAGATTGGAAAGCTGCAGCCTGGCAAGGCAGGCCAAGCCAATCCCTTCGTTCATCCACCTTGCGGGATAACGGCACCCTCATCACTCAGGAGGCATGCACGATGGCGAACTATTGCTTTTTCGCACCGATCCTGCCCGGCGGATTGGAACAAATGAAGAAGTGGAATAAAGAGATGATCGTCAACAACCAGGAGCACGACGAGGTCTTCCTGGCGGCGGGGATTTCGCGTGAGCAAGTTTGGTTACAGCACACGCCGCAGGGAGATTTTGCAGTCGCCAGCTTCGAGGTCAAGGATCCGGCCAAAGCATTTCAAAGCCTGGCCACTTCGCAGAAGCCTTGGGCCGTCAAATTCCGTGAGTTTCTCAAAACGTCGCATGGCATTGACGTGACCCAGCCGGTGCCGCCCAATGCGTTGCTGGTCGACTGGCATGCAAAAGCCAAGTGATTGCCGCGCCACTGCCGGCAAACAACAACAACTCGTTCCTCCCGCTCACGCGGGAGGGATGGTTTTGCAATGGCCACTTGGTTTGCCCGGGCGAGTCAATGACACGATGGATTGCTTATGGGTTTACTTGATCAAATGGAGCAGAACTTTCGTGAAAAACTGAATAGCCTGCTCGCGTATTTCAGCCGGCAATCGCATATGAAGCTGCTCACCCTTGGTTATCTCATGGTGGCGGTGATTTTTGGCCTGGATTACGCGACCGGCGTCGAATTGACGTTCTCGATTTTCTATCTCATCCCGATCTTTTTTGTGGCGTGGTTTGTCGGGAAAGCGGCCGGCGCCGTGATTTCGTTGATGAGCGCGGCGGCCTGGCTGCTGGCCGACGTGCTGGCTTCGCCCTCCCATTTGCATCCAATCTTTTCGACCTGGAATACCCTCGGCATCTTCGGCTTCTTCCTGCTCTTCACTTTCCTGCTGGCGGGTTTGCAGGAGGCCGTGCAACGGGAAAAACGCATGGCGCGAAAAATCCAGCTCGGCCTGCTGCCCAGGCAGGTTCCACAAATTCCCGGCTATGAAATCGCCACGGCGTGGCAGCCGGCAGACACTGTTGCCGGAGATTATTTCGATGTCTTGCCGCTCAATGAACACGCCTTGGGGCTGTGCATCGCTGATGTCTCCGGCCACGGCCTGCCGGCGGCGCTGCTGATGTCGAATTTGCAAGCCGCCGTCAAGCTGCTCGCCGCTCACAACACAGACCCGGCCGCACTTTGCAAAAAACTGAACCGGCTGGTGTGCGGCAACGTCGCGGATGGTAACTTCATCACCTTTTTCTATGCCCTGCTCGACACCGAAAGCCGCAGCCTGGTTTATGTCAATGCCGGACACAATCAGCCCATTCTCTTGCATCGTGATGGCACTTGGACCCGCCTCGACCTGGGCGGAATACCGCTGGGATTGGAGGCAAATCGCCAATATCAAACCGGCGAAATCCGACTCGCCGCCGGCGACCGGTTGGTGCTGTTCACGGACGGCTTGATCGAATGCACCAGTTTCAAAGAGCAAGCATTCGGCGAGCAGCGATTGCTGCACCTGCTGCGCGAACACCGCCAGCTTGACGCCGCGGGCCTGAAGGAACGCGTGATTCGTGCCGCCGCCGAATTCTGCCAAAGCCGGTATTCGGATGATCTGACGCTGGTGGTGCTGGCAGTGGTGTGAAATGCTTAACGTGGCTGCAGTGAATGATGAAATCATGCAAAATCATCTCAAAGCGCGGTCCTGGACGATTGGGGTCGTCACCCTGGTCACGCTCGGCAGCGGTGTATTGAATCTTTATTCCGTCATCGGCCCCAGCCTGCCGGAGCGCACAGCCATCTTGATAAGAATTTTTCCGCTCGAATTTCTGCATCTCTCGCGTTTCTTAACCGTGCTCATCGGCTTCGCGTTGATCATCTCTTCGCTCAACGTTTACAAACGCAAGCAGCGCGCTTGGTGGAGTGTGCTGCTGCTGGCCAGCGCCGCGATCGTGTTTCACCTCACCAAGGGCCTCGACTACGAAGAAGCGACGCTGTCACTTGTACTCGTCGTGGCGTTGACGTTCGCGCGCAAGATTTTTACGGTGAGGAGCAGCATGCCCGATCTGCGCTGGGGCTTGTTGCGTTTTGGCATTGCCGTGATTGCGGCCTTCGCCTACGGCGTTCTGGGCTTTTGGCTATTAGAACCGCATGAATTCGGCATCAATTTCCACTGGAACGATGCCATCCATCGCACGCTCGAATATTTGTCGCTCAATCCCGATCCGCAACTTAAGCCGCACACGCATTATGCCCGCTGGTTTCTGGATTCGCTGCAATTGATCACGCTCACCGCCATGGGCTATTCACTGGTTGCCTTGTTCCGTCCGGTGCTTTATCGTTTTCGCACCGCGCCGCATGAACGCGAGCGCGCGGCGGAGATCGTGCGCGCGTATGGCCGTTCCTCGCTCGACTATTTCAAATCGTGGCCGGACAAATCGATTTTCTTCGGCGGATCACCGAACAGCTTCGTGGCCTATCGTGTCGGCGCCAATTTCGCGATCGCGCTCGGCGATCCCACCGGACCGGAAGCAGAGATGGAGCACACGATTCGTGCGTTCACGGAATTCTGCCAGGAGAATGATTGGCACCTGGCCTTTCATCAAACCTCACCGGATTTTTTATCGCTCTACCAGAAGCTCGGTTTTCGCAGACTCAAGATCGGCGACGATGCCATCGTGGATTTGACTGCGTTTTCGTTGGCGGGAAACGTCAGGAAGGAAATGCGCCAGGCCGTCAATCGGCTGGAAAAATCCGGCGTGCACGCCGTGCATTACGCGCCGCCGCTGGCGGATGAAATAATTGTCCAATTGCGGGAAGTTTCGGATGAATGGCTGCAGACGCCCGGCCGGCGCGAGCGGCGCTTCACCCTGGGGCTTTTTGAGCCAAATTATCTGCGTTCCACACCGGTGCTGGCGGCAGCGGACAAAGATGAAAAGATTCTCGCATTCGTCAATATCATTCCCTCCTTTGCGCGCGGCGAGAGCACCGTGGATTTGATGCGCCGGCGGGTACACGCACCGAACGGCGTCATGGATTATTTGTTTGTGAAAGTCTTTCAGCATGCCAAAGAACAAGGCTTCACGCGCTTCAATCTGGGCATGGCGCCCATGTCCGGCTTTCAAGAACGCGAGGAAGCCACGCCGGAAGAGCGCGCCATACATTATTTCTTCCAGCATTTGAATTTTCTGTTCAGCTACACCGGCTTGCGCCAATACAAAGCCAAGTTCGCCGACTTTTGGGAGCCGCGCTATGACGTGCTGCGCAGCCTGCTCGACTTGCCGAGACTGGGCGTGGCGCTCAGCAAAGTGGCGGAAATTGAGAATTGAGCAGGCAGTGAGTACAGAACATGCTGCCGGCTTATGTCGCGCGTCGCGCAAGGTCTTGCCATGAATCAGCCCGCCCTCGAATTGACCACCAGTCCCACTGCCGTGACCAAACGCGGGTCCCCATGGCTCAAACAAGCGTTGGGCTATTTCATCGCCGCAGTTTGCCTGGTGTGGGTCTTTCACGACATTCACGCCAGACGGCTTTGGCACAGCTTCACACACCTCAACTGGTGGTTGATTGGCGTTGCGATCTTCTTTGATATTTTGAGCTATTACTGCCAGGGTCTGCGGTGGGAGCTGCTGCTGCGCTCGCTCGGAAAAATTTCCTCCATGCGAACGACGCAGGCGATCTACGCCGGACTCTTCACAAACGAGATTGTGCCTTTGCGCGTCGGCGAACTGGTGCGTGCCTATTTGGTTTCGCGCTGGCTGCCGGCGGCGTTTGTATCCGTCATCCCGTCGATGGCTGTCGAGCGTTTATTTGACGGCGTCTGGTTGGCGCTCGCCATTGGCGTCGCGGCCTTCTTCGTGCCATTGCCCCACGATCTCCTCGCGGCCGAAGAAATCCTGGGCGTCCTCGTTTTGATGGCAATCAGTTTGTTCGTCTACCTGGTTTTCGGCAAACCTCGCGTGCGCAGTGAGAAAAAAATCTCCGCCTGGAAACCGCTGCGTACAATAACAAGATTCGTCGAACATTTAGCGAACGAGGTGCGCAGTATTGGCGCTTCGCGTTTCTCTTATGTCGCCATGCTGGTCTCGGCTTTCATTCTCGTTTTTCAGATCATCGCCTTCTGGCTGGTCATGCGGGCGTGCGGCCTGCAGTTGTCGTTTTGGGCGGGCGCGGTGGTGCTGCTCATCGTGCACATCGGCACCGCGATTCCCAACGCGCCTTCCAATATCGGCACCTATCAATTCTTCACCGTCGTCGGCCTGCAGCTCTTTGGCATTGATAAAACGCTGGCCACCGCTTTTTCGGTGGTGGTGTTCATCGTGTTGACGATCCCGCTGTGGCTGCTCGGCTTGCTCGCAATTAGCCAATCCGGAATGACTTTGGCGACGATTCGCGGCGAGATCGGCGGGATAATGAGCAAAACAAAAAATAGATTATCTGCGGACGAAAAATGAAACGCATTCTCCTGTTCATTGGCATTGCTTCTCTTCTGGCCAACCTCAGCCTCGCTCGCACGGAAGATTCCCTGCGTTTCGGCCGCTTCGGCAAAGTCTTTCTCTATCGCGAAAAGCCGCAGCCGGCGCACGTTGTGCTCTTCGTTTCCGGCGACGGCGGCTGGAATTTGGGCGTGATCGATATGGCGCAAGCGCTGGCGCATCTCGATGCGCTTGTTGTTGGCGTTGATATTACCCATTATCTCCGACAACTCGAAGGCGCCGATGACCAGTGCGCTTATCCCGCAGCGGATTTCGAAGCGCTCAGCCAGTTTGTGCAGAAGCAACTCGGCTACCCGCGCTACGTGACGCCGGTGTTGGTGGGATATTCTTCCGGCGCCACGCTGGTCTATGCAACGCTGGTGCAGGCGCCGTCCACCACTTTTGGCGGCGCCATCAGCCTTGGCTTCTGTCCGGACTTGCCGCTCAGCAAACCACTATGCAAAGGCAGTGGTTTGGAATGGCAGTCCGGTCGCAAAGGCAAAGGCTTCAGCTTTCTGCCGGCTGCCAATCTTGAGGTCCCCTGGATCGCTTTGCAGGGAACCAGCGACCAAGTCTGCAATTCCGACTCTACGGCAAAATACGTCAAGCAAGTCAAACAGGGTGAGCTTGTGATGCTGCCGAAGGTCGGGCATGGTTTTTCCGTGCAAAAGAATTGGATGCCCCAATTCAAGCAGGCATTCGCACGCCTCGCAATGAAAAGCGAAAGCGAGCCGGGGCCGCATGAACGAGCGCTGCAAGATTTGCCACTCATCGAGGTTCCGTGCGGCGGTGACGGCGGAAATCTCATGGCCCTTCATATCACCGGTGACGGCGGCTGGGGCGTGACGGACAAAGGATTGAGCAACACCCTGGCCGCACACGGCATTCCAGTGGTCGGGTTGAACTCACTTAAATACTTCTGGACGAAACGCACGCCGGAGGGAACAGCCAACGATGTGGAACGCCTGCTGCGCCATTATTTGTCCGCGTGGAAAAAGGAGAAATTGATACTCATCGGTTATTCCTTCGGCGCGGACGTGCTTCCTTTTGTGGTCAACCGGCTGCCGGACGAGTTGCGCGCCAAAGTGGAATTGCTCGTTTTTCTCGGACCGAGCGCAACAGCCCAGTTCGAGTTTCATCTCGCGAACTGGCTGGGGGACGCCGAGCCGCGCCCCCGTTTTATGGTGCAACCGGAGATCGAGAAGCTGCATAATATGAGAATGCTTTGTTTTTGCGGTGATGAAGAAAAAGACAGTCTTTGTCAGAAACTTGCGCCGCGTCTGGTGAAGACCGTGGTAAGAAAAGGCGGTCACCGCTTGGGCGGCAACTATGCGCCGGTGGCGGAGGAAATCTTGAGAGAGGTACAATAATATGAGAATCGCCTTTCCACCGTTCGTTGAAATTGCGCTGCGCACGGCAGTGATCTACCTCATCATTTTGACGGGCCTGCGCCTCACCGGCAAACGCGAGGTCGGGCAGATGATGCCGTTGGACCTCGCCATGCTCATCCTGCTGGCGAATGCGGTGCAAAACGCCATGACCGGGCCCGACACTTCGCTGCTCGGCGGAGTTGTGGCCGCCGCAACGCTTTTGGCCATGAATGCGGCGGCGACACGCGTGGCGTGGCGCAACCGCAAAATACGCCGCCTGGTTGAAGGCACGCCGACGCTGCTCATTCGCCACGGCGAGATGCTGCGCCAAAATCTCGCAAAAGAAAAGCTCACCAGCGACGACCTGCAGCAGGCGCTGCGTGAGCACGGCATTGCCAATGTCGCCGAGGTTTCGCTCGCGGTGCTCGAAATCGACGGCGCCATCAGCGTGCTCAGGAACGACGAGATGCCGGCGGTCGCGCGGCCGCATCATCGCATGCGGTTTCTGGATCGAAAAGCAGACTGATTCTCTGCAGGAACTTTTTGAAGGGATGATCGGGATGAATGCAGGCCGGTGTGATGATGAAAGCAGCTTGCAGCGGATTCTCCGCGCCTTGCGGCATCGCAATTATCGTCTCTTCCACGGCGGCCAAAGCGTCTCGTTGATCGGCACGCGGTTGACGCGCGTCGCCTCGAGCTGGCTGGTCTATCGTTTGATGGAATCGGCGCGGCGGGACTGCCGGGACTGGGCATCGCCGATGTTTTCCGGAAAAATTCGGCGCTTTGCCATGGGCGTGAAATGGGAAAAATCGAAATCGCGAGCCGCGTCGATTTCCACGAATTGCGGAATGAAGAAATTCAGCCCGTTGACTGGCTACCCGGCAGCAGAAGCACAAGCAATCCGGGAGACACGCAGAATGCCGGCGAAAACGCCAGCCGAACACGCCCGCGGGCATGCACGCGCATGAGCACGCTCACCAAAACCGTAATGAACAACCGCATCACCATCACACGAACGCCCAGTCTGTCTCCTTGTCCCCTGTCCCCTTGCTGGCAGAGCGGCGCAAAGGAATAAAGAACAAGTTGGAGGGCGAATGGGCCATCTTCGCAGAATGAAACCAAATCGTGTCAATCCTGTCCAGTTTTCTCAGGGCTTGCGCCGTCGCGTCGGAAGGCCTTTGGGACCGGCGGCGCTGCGCTTGGGCTTGGCGAGCACCGTCTTGCCAGGTGTGACTTGCTCGCTGGCCTTTCGAGAAGAAGTGACCTGCCGCGGCCTTGAAGGTGGCTGCTGAGCGGCATCCTCGACGAACTTTCTGAATGCGGTTTGCAGCAGCGTCACACTCTCGGTCAAGGATGCAATCGCCTTGCCCTGCTCTTTCACCATCTTGGTCAAAACTGCGATGATGTGATCATGATTGACCGCTTTCTTGTCCGCGCTGGTCACAAGATCGGGAGAGTCTTCGGCGACAAAGCCGAGATGCGGCGCCTTTCTGTCATCTGCCTTGAGGTTAAATTTGACCGGATTCAAATTCGCCAAAATGGCGGCTGCTTCCTCGTTAGAGAATTCTTCGATGTTTTCCTTCAATTCCCGCGTGCAGGCTGAAAGCAGGGCGCCGTAATACCTGATGCCGTCTGGCCAGTCGGCGGCATAGTTGAGGTGCAGTTCGCGCCTCAAATCCACCAGCGCACGGCCAGGTGAGAACCCAAGACTACCGCGGCGGGAGGAATGGCCCAACAGTAAATCAGCGGCACGAATGGTGGCAGTGAAGTTGTCTGCCACTTCCAGCTTTGCAAGCTGGCCGTAATTAAGGCTGCCGTTGGCAGCAATATTTCCGCCTGCGGAGATATTGCCATTAGCTGCAATATTACCGTTGACAGTGATGTTGCCGTTAGTCGTGAGTTCACCATGAAGGCCAAGGCTGCCACCTGCAGTACGAATGGTATTGGCAGTGATTTCGCCGCTGGCATGGAAGCTGCCATTGACCTCGAGGCGGTACGTCGGAGTACTGGTGCCGATGCCGACATTACCGTCATTGCGCACCGCCAAAAGACTATTTTGCGCCGCGTTGTTGATAAGCAGCGCCAGCTTGGACGCATCACTCGTCTCTCCCTGGATTCTCACGGTTTCTTGATTATTTTGGCGGGTCCCAAAGCCAAAATGCCCATCGCCATCGATACGCAATCGCTCTTTTCCTTTTGTTGCCATGGCGATGCTATTGGCATCAGGATAGTAAAAAACAGTTTTCAGAAGCTTTTCAAATTCAGCCATCGGACTGTTCCTTTCGCGGTGAATCTTTTACTGCAGCGGCAGCACGGTCACCGCCGGCGGCTCCGGCAGATTGAGACGGCTGAAATGCAGCGTGACCTCGACCCATTCCGGCAACGGGCTAGCGACGGCATAGAGCAGCCACCCCTCCACAAAAACCGGAATATCGGGCACCGTGCATACCGTCCCGGTTTTTCCTGCGGGCCATTGCGCATATCCGGCAAAACGGCCATAGCCTTCCACTTCACCAATGGGGCTCACCGTGAGTCCCGTTGCACGCAAAGAATCCAGTGGCGCCG harbors:
- a CDS encoding tail fiber domain-containing protein, producing the protein MAEFEKLLKTVFYYPDANSIAMATKGKERLRIDGDGHFGFGTRQNNQETVRIQGETSDASKLALLINNAAQNSLLAVRNDGNVGIGTSTPTYRLEVNGSFHASGEITANTIRTAGGSLGLHGELTTNGNITVNGNIAANGNISAGGNIAANGSLNYGQLAKLEVADNFTATIRAADLLLGHSSRRGSLGFSPGRALVDLRRELHLNYAADWPDGIRYYGALLSACTRELKENIEEFSNEEAAAILANLNPVKFNLKADDRKAPHLGFVAEDSPDLVTSADKKAVNHDHIIAVLTKMVKEQGKAIASLTESVTLLQTAFRKFVEDAAQQPPSRPRQVTSSRKASEQVTPGKTVLAKPKRSAAGPKGLPTRRRKP